A stretch of the Halorussus salinus genome encodes the following:
- a CDS encoding MBL fold metallo-hydrolase translates to MTIRHDGLTVDWLGYAGLRLESPDGTVVYVDPGRYGTLTGEWRPDSPSVGHPEARDYRPEDGDLVLVTHDHHYDSDGIRRVAGDEATLVVYEAVYPPKIDRDVEDFDELPYDVVKVDEEDDRLFGEVIVRSVAGYNEPDGPHTDSSGEPFHPEGFGVGYHLTLPGRNAEDVTVFWPGDSDALPGHAELDVSLFCPPIGGSFTMDREEAADLAERMDPDLVLPIHYNTFEALETDSGAFAADVATRGVPVVLDE, encoded by the coding sequence ATGACGATTCGACACGACGGACTCACCGTGGACTGGCTCGGTTACGCTGGCCTGCGACTCGAATCGCCCGACGGAACGGTCGTCTACGTGGACCCCGGCCGGTACGGCACCCTGACCGGCGAGTGGCGGCCCGACTCGCCGAGCGTCGGCCACCCCGAGGCGCGCGACTACCGGCCCGAGGACGGCGATTTGGTCCTCGTGACCCACGACCACCACTACGATTCGGACGGGATTCGGCGCGTCGCTGGCGACGAGGCCACGCTGGTCGTCTACGAAGCGGTCTACCCGCCCAAAATCGACCGCGACGTGGAGGACTTCGACGAACTGCCCTACGACGTGGTGAAGGTAGACGAGGAGGACGACCGACTGTTCGGCGAGGTCATCGTCCGGTCGGTCGCGGGCTACAACGAACCCGACGGTCCCCACACCGATTCGAGCGGCGAACCCTTCCACCCCGAGGGCTTCGGCGTCGGCTACCACCTCACGCTCCCCGGCCGGAACGCCGAGGACGTGACCGTCTTCTGGCCCGGTGACTCCGACGCCCTGCCGGGCCACGCGGAACTCGACGTGTCGCTGTTCTGCCCGCCAATCGGCGGGTCGTTCACGATGGACCGCGAGGAGGCCGCCGACCTCGCGGAACGGATGGACCCCGACCTCGTGTTGCCGATTCACTACAACACCTTCGAGGCGCTAGAGACCGACTCGGGCGCGTTCGCGGCGGACGTGGCCACGCGCGGCGTGCCCGTGGTGCTGGACGAGTAG